The DNA region GACGACCTCGCGGACAAAGCAATCGTTGTCAGCCCTGCAGTAGGGATGGTACGCGACGAGACTGGATTCCACTACGACGCACCAGAAGCGGGCAGCATTGCGGAGACAGTCGCGGCCGCCACACCTGACGGGGTCCCGGTCGTGAGCGCGTTCCAGAATCTTGCAGCGGGCGCGCTCACCGATCTCAGCAACGAACTCAATCTTGATGTCGTGATCTCGGGTGACGACGCCGAAGCGAGGAATGTCCTCAAGAAGCTCGCTGAGGAGATCAATGGATTACGCGCGCTTGACGCCGGTGCGCTCGCAAACAGTGCAGAGATCGAGAGCATCACACCGTTGCTCATCAATCTCGCGATGTACAACGACGGGATGCACGATCTTGGTATACAATTCAGATAGGAAGAAGGGTGGAATTCCCAATGGGTTGTTGAGAGTTGCGAGACGGGTTGACGTACAACACGTTCTGTGACCTCATTGATGAGACGTTTGGTGCTATCCTGAAATGGTTTGAGGATCGCCTCGCGGAGACGATCCAATTCGGTGGCTGGTCTCCGTCTGCAAAATCATCAAGTGTGGTCTATTTATCCGTTGCCCCAACCTTCTGCATCGTGCGGAGATACGTATCGCTGTGAGGTATCTTCGACCAGTCGCTCAGTCGATCGAAACGACAACGTAGTCCATCTGTTCTGATATCCGACAAACCCAGATGTTTTATCGCTCGAAGAACCCCTCATCTAGGTAGGTAGGAGGTTGCGTTAGCTTCCTGGTTGGTGTCAAACACGGAGAGGTCACGCTCGCGGGCAATCTGGATCACCCGCATGATTTGGTCATGGATGACTCCTGTATCGTCAATCTCGCCGAGCAAGCCGTCGATAACGTCTTTACGCACAAAGTCGGCGAACACATCCTCCAACGCTATGAAATTCTACGATCGCACGGTTTCAGGATATATCCGGGTCAAAGCCTCATCTACGCACTCTACGCTGACGACAAAAGCCACCTACTCGCTCGGATTCCGTCTCTACGAAAAAGACACACAGCGACGCGTTGAGCTAGCCATCGAACTCGCAGATGAACTCATCGAGATGGGTATCCCCACGGACACCTATCTCTTCGACACGAGCTACTGTTCCAAGGAGTTCGCCACTCATTTCGAAACCTACGGCAAAGAGTGTGTTTCAGCCGTCAAAAGCACGCATGTGTGAGCTACAGCGGCGACCGAATCCGTGTCGATCGCTTGCCGAGCGCATCGACACAGTCCCGCGCACGATCGACAGTGAAACCTACCATATCTGGACTCAGAAGCGCGACGCCAGCCGTCTTGGGAAGGTGAAGTTGCTGATCACCGAGAAGGAATCGAGAGACCAAGGAGACGAAGCGAGTGTGAAGTACATTGTTTCGAATAGGATCGATGTGCCAGCGAGCCATCTCATCGGGATGTACGCGATGAGATGGCGGGTTGGGACGTTCTTCAGGGCCACCAAGCAGGACCTCGGTTTGGAAGTCTGCGAGCTCCGCTATCCCGCAGGTGTCAAGTTGGCACCGGCACCTGCTGATGTTGGCCTACAGCCTCCTGAAGCTCGGCATTGCAGACAGCACTCTGGAAACCATATTTTCACATCGACTATTGTCCGAGATAGGCCTCACGGACGTAATCGTCTGATTGAAGATCTTCGGGAGGACCGTCACGCACGACGTTTCCGTTCTCTAAAAGATGGATATGGTCGGCGTAGCGGACGGCAAACGTAACGTTTTGTTCGAGTAATAGTACACTGACACCAGTTTCGACGATGTCGGTGAGTGCTTCGGAAATGTCATCAATGATGACAGGAGCGAGCCCGAGCGTGGGTTCGTCGAGCACGAGTAGGTCAGGATCACCCATCAGTGCGCGACCAATAGCGAGCATTTGCTGTTCACCGCCGCTCATTGTCTGTGCGTGCTGTGATGCGCGTTCTTGGAGGCGAGGGAACAGTTCGTAAACATACTCCAGCCGTTCCTGTCGAGCATTGTAGTTGCGGTATGCACCGATGAGTAAGTTCTGCTCAACCGTCATGAAATCGAAGAGGTCACGATTTTCGGTGCAATAGATCAACCCATCTTCGACGTTGCGGTTCACCGTTCGATCACGGACCTCCTCACCCCGAAAACGCACTGTCCCTTTGTAGTTGAGCAACCCTGCGATTGTATCAGCGAGCGTCGATTTCCCGGCACCGTTTGGACCGATGACGGCAAGGATGTCGGCTGCCCGCATTGAGAGTGAAACACCCTTGAGAGCCTGAACCTTACCGTATGAGACTCGAACGTTCTCAATATCCAAAATAGGGGCACCGTTTGTGGTGGTCTCTACGGATTCCGGAGCACTACTATGGCCCATCATACAGTCTCACTCCCCAGATACGCGTTTTGAACCTGTGGGTCGCCTTTAATCTCTTCGGGGGTGCCTTTGGCGAGCAGGGATCCCCACTGGATAACAATCGCTCTATCGATAAGATCAAGAAGTCCTCGCATGTTGTGATCAACTACCACGAGTGTCCGTCCCTCGTCCCGAAGCTCGTGTAGGAGGTCAGCAATTTCTTCGACTTCCGTTCTAGCGAGACCCGCGAACGGTTCGTCGATCAGCAACAACGAGGGATCCGTGGCAAGTGCTCGGCCCAATTCGAGCCGGAGCAACGATGCGTGCGGTAATTCGTCCGGCTGCAGGTCCTCTACATCAGCTAGCCCAATCCGTTCACAGATATCCGATGCGCGGTCCGTCGTTCTCCCTAAGAGGCCAGTGGGTCGGATCTTGTCTGCAATAAGTGCAAGTTTGATGTTTTCAATTACACTCCGGTCGTAGAAAGGCCGGAACTCTTGGAACGTTCGGGCCATCCCGCGTTTGACCATATTGTGAGTCGATTTATCGGTGACGTCTTCGCCCGCGTAGTACACTGTTCCAGCGGTTGGCTTGTGGGCGCCGCTGATACAGTTGAACGTGGTTGACTTGCCCGCGCCGTTCGGTCCGATGAACCCGACAATCTCATTTTCTTGGACGGTAAAGGAGAGGTTGTCTACAGCGGTCAGTCCCCCGAACTGCTTCGTGAGTTGGTTCACGACGAGTATTCCCTCGTTCGGTCCCCCACCGGATTCCTTGTTGGCGCTTGAATCTAAATCGGCCGTCTCTGTTGTGGTTTCACTCATTGTTTGTCATCCTCCTCACGCCGCTGTTCGTCTGTTAGGCCCTCTCTGAGTGTCTCGACTTGTTGACCGGCAGCTGACTGTCCATCGTTCCTCACTAGCTCTGTTTGATACCAGGGCAAAATGGAGAGGACGTGCCGCCCCTGTCGAATTGACCACGGTAACAGCCCACCAGGAAGAACGAACAACAACACCAACGTCAACGCGTAGAATACGATAAGACTGAGGTCCGCGACCGCTCTGTCCATCACCGGGACGACTTGGTCAACATTGCTGAGATAGTCACGCATCATGTACAGCGAGATACCACTGAGTGCTGGACCGACTATTGTCCCTAATCCACCAAAGATGCTCACAATGAGTACGTCGATCATGACTACGAGCGTGAGCAGTTGGCTCGGCGAAGCACTGCCAACCGGCGAGTGGACGAGAAATCCAGCGGCCAATCCGCCGATGACTCCACTTGTCGCAAACGCGAATATCTTGAATTTCGTAGCGTTGGTTCCAGTGGCTCCAACGGCCTCTTCGTCTTCCCGAATGGCTGTGAACACCTCTCCGATGTCAGAGCGGGTAATGAGGAACGCGAACACGAGAATGATCGTAAACAGCGCGTATGCGAGGTAGTAGTTCAGTTCGATGGTAGCAAGATAGTCTTCACCGAGAAGGAGACCCTGTGGTTGGGGGAGGCCCGTTTCCCCACCAAATGTGTCGCTGAACATGATAAAAAGTCGTTCGAGGATCAGAGCAGCCATCAATGTAAACAATGCAAGGTAATGACCTCTGACCCGGATTGCTGGGAGGGCCAGTAGGACCCCGCCGACGCCTGCGAGGAGTGCCCCCAAAGGTATCGAGAGAATTGGGGCCACTCCGTACTCAAGGTTGAGCAGCGCCGTAGTGTAGCCGCCAATGGCGAAAAGGAACGTGTGCCCAAAGCTCACCTGATTCGTGTATCCCGACACGAAATCCCAGCTGATGGCGAACATGGCGAAATACAACGCGGACGTGAGCTTGAGTATGAGGCTCGGTTCTACCTGAAGCGGAAGCAAAGCTAACGCCAAAACCGCGACAATACCAATAACGTAGCGCGGCGTCGTGAGCACTTTTTGACCCGCTTGGGTGACGATTGTCTCTGCTGTCGTCGACATTTCAGCTCACCTCAGCATGACCAAACAGGCCCTCCGGTCTAGCAATCAATATGACCATTAGAATGATGAAAGCAGACATACCTGTAAGCGTGGCGTCAACGTAGGTCGTGGTAAGCACATCGATAAACCCGATGATGTAGGCAGCGATGACGCTCCCGCGGATTGACCCCAGCCCGCCGAAGATGACGATAGCGAAGCCGAGCAACAGGGGGTCTAGCCCCATGTCCCAGCCGACGGTTTGGAACGTTCCGAGGAACAGGCCCGCGGCACCCGCCAGTACACCGGCGATGAACCATGTCATGACCGAAATGCGGAACTCGTTGATCCCAGCGAGTGCGGATCCACGTTCACTCATACTCAGTGCCCGGATCGCAGTTCCCATGCGGGTTCGTTCGACGAAATATAAGAGTGCAAGTATAAGAATCCACGAGACAACGAACGCGAGCACCCGATTGAGTCCGACGCTTATCGACCCGATCTCTAACTGCCCGCTAATCAAGCTCGGCACGACTTTCCCCTGTGAACCTGCGACCAACAGGAAAGAACGTTCTATGAGTAATAGAACTAGTAGTGTTGTAATGACGACAATGATCGGATCGTCTTCAATCCACCGTACCAACCCGACGTACACGACGGCACTGAAAATTCCCGGGACGATCAACGCTGCGAGTGCGCCGTACCACGGATTCAGACCAAAGGTGCTCGTAGTATAGTACATCGCAAAGCCGCCGACGGTGATACTTGCTCCGTGGGCAACGTTGAGAACCCCACCGATGCCAAATATCATCGTGAAGCCCATTGCAATGAGGGCATACAACGAGGACAGCAATAGCCCATTTACGAGTACGCTGAAGTCGATCATATGATGGTAGTGTGGTGTGGTGTCTAATGAATCTACCGTAGTCTACGACGAGGGAGCGAACGGAACATTAGATCCAGTCTGGCTTTTGATACTCCGCCGTCGCGGCGTCGGACCACCAAACTGTTTCTTGTGAGGCGCCACTGTTGTCCTCCTGCCACTGGAATTTGATCGGACGAACTTGGTCATCCTCGAAGACTGGATCGTGAGGAAACTCGTCGTTCCTACCCTGGATCTCAATGACGCCGGTTGTTCCCGTGTAACTCATTCCTTCGATCTCGGAGATGAGATCTTCCTGGTTGAGACTGCCGATATTTCCAACGGCCTGTGCCCACATCCGTATCGCATCGTAAGTCGTGTATCCGAGATATCCTGGAACACCATTGTAGCGGTCCCGATACCCGTTCACGAACGGGAGCGTTTTTTTGGTGATTTCTGAGGTCGCGCAGGCCGAAGCATATGTCCACGCGTACTGGCAGGCTCCGTCAACGGACTCGTAGTAGCCGGGTGCGGTCATGGGCGCGTGAAGACCACCGAACCCGAACTGACGTTGCTGTTGTTGCCACTGAACGATTGCGGGAGTCCCCGTAGTTGACATGAACACGAAGGCACCGTCAACGTTCGAATTCTCGAACCTGTCGAAGATCGATGTAAAATCCTCTGTGTCGGAGCTGAAGCTGACGTCTTGAACGATATTGACGTCCATGTTCTGGAGACCTTGTCGGACTTCCTGAACCTGAGCCACGAATCCCTCGATGTCCTCGACCAGGAGGCCGACCCGGTTCCAATCCATTTCCGAGAACATGTCCTTGGCAAAATCAACCATGTTCCGTCCGAGGTTGACGCTGTTCGGCGGACCAGGTCGGATCAGGTACTTGTACTGTTCGTAGTTATTTTTTACCCGTTCGTTCATGTCGGGGGTAATCGCCGCGGAACTCATATGAATAACTCCATTGTCGGCGATCACGTCCATGATATTGAGGAAGGATTCACTGGTGTAGACGCCAGTGGTGACGTCTACTTCTTCCTGAAGGATGAGCTCCTGATATGCGGTACGCGCCACGTTGGGTGTGAGCTCTGTATTTTTTACAACGACCTCAACGTCGGCACCCGCGAGACCGCTCTCGTTCAATTGCTCTACGGCCATCTCTCCGGCGTTAGCCATTGCCGTTCCACCCGGGAAACTGCCCGGTTGCGGTGCCAGCAATCCGATTTTGATCGGACCGGACACCTGTCCGTTCCCGCTGCTGCCGCCGTCGCTATCGTTCCCACTGCTGCCGCCACTGCCGCCATCGCCAGTACACCCGGCGAGCATCGATATCCCCATACCTGTACCTGTTGCTTTAAGTAATCCTCTTCTTGGAATTTTGTCATCGGGGTTGCTCATATCAACACTCTCCTTTCTCAGAAACGCTACCATATAACACTTTTGTCAACGAATATCATTACCAAGGGTAACGTATTCGGGCTTCGTTGAATCCAGTGAAAAGGCAATGGAGTTTGTTCATAAGATGAGACCAAGGAGACGAAGCGAGTGTGAAGTACATTGCTTCGAATAAGATCGATGTGCCAGCGAGCCATCTCATCGGGATGTACGCAATGAGATGGCGAGTGGAGACGTTCTACAGGGATACCAAGCCGGATCTTGGTTTGGGAGATTGCGAGCTTGGGCATGCCGCAGGTGCCAGTCGCCAACGGCACCTGCTGATGTTGGCCTACAGCCTCCTGAAGCTGGGTGCTGCAGACAGGGCTTTTGGAACGATTCTCGCACACGCGAGTTCACTTCGCAACGACGTCAAGCGTTCCTTCCACGAAGACGTTCAGAACCTTCTCTCCTGGGCACTTAGTAGTCCCAACTATAGCACTGACGAACTGGTGCACCAGATCGAGGGAATATTCCATCTAACGTGCGAAGTCTAGTAACTAGACAGCGCTAGATTTGGTATAGTTATTCTTGAGATAGTTTCACAAAGATTGAGTTATTATTCTATTGTTCTAAACTGTGATTTTACTGGAATCCGCATGTTCCGGATATAGCGGAGATTTATGCAGATGTTTGTCAGTACTCCCAAGCAAAACATCATTTCCGATCTCAGTTGTAACACGGATATGGATGTTAATTTCAGATAGCTTAGAGATAAAAATTCCCTCTCTAGAGTAGCAACATAGCTCAGCAAAAGTGGTTACTTATATTCTTTGGAGTCAGGAAACACTGTGCTGTAGCCTGAGATTAGAAATGTCGTTCTAATCCGAACGTAGATCAATCAGGAGATTTGAATATTTGGCAGTATAGTTCCGGATATATCGGAAATTGTGTGATGAATGAGGACAGTAGTCACAAGCGATATGAGCCGGCCGGACTACCACAGTGGATTCATTTGGCTGGTGTTCTGCGACCCGGAAAAATATACGAACACTGACTTGCTCTTTCTAGCTTCAGAGTAAAGTCTTGCAACTATAGGGAGGATAAGGCGAGACAGATGAATATCATTCAGACCAGCTGATTATGCCCAGAGATAAGTGCTACTGAAAGTTTAGGAGGGCGTCCTTTCTCATTGGGTTCGGAAAAGCTATGTAGTTACCGGCGCCGAGAAGACACGCCTACTGGCTCTTCAGTCGGGAATTCCAACCAGTGCCAGGCAGTGATTAGGACTTAGGTTGAGATCGGCTATTACCTCGGTAGTGATTCTCCGGAGATAGCGGAATGTTTATGTGGTGTGTGGACAATTGTCTCCTATGAGTAAGACTGTGCCAGTCAAGACTGCGACGCGGGTTTTCGAGATAATCGAGGCTCTTCTCGAACTTGAGCGCGCCAGTCTCTCGGAACTCGCCCGACACCTCGATCTGGCAGACAGCACTCTCCACGACCATCTCACGACACTCGAATCATTGGGTTACGTCGTCAGAGAGAACAAGAAGTACCAAGTGAGTTTTCAGTTTCTGGAGATTGGCGAGAAAACCAGAAGAAATTCAGACATATATCAAGTTTCTGATGACGAAGTGAGTAAGCTGGCCAGCGAAACCCAAGAACACGCTAGCCTGATGGTCGAAGAGAACGGAATGGGTGTTCTTCTTGCAATCGCAAAAGGCACTAATGCCGTGAATCTCGAAGCTTACGCCGGCCGGCGAGTTGTTCTCAACGCGAGCGCGCCGGGAAAGGCAATTCTGGCTCATCTCCCAGAATGGCGGGTAGAGCAAATTATCGACCAGCACGGCCTGCCGGAATACACTGAATACACAGTCACCGGGCGCGAGGATCTGTTCGCGGAACTCGACGCCATCCGCGAGCGTGGATACGCAACCGACGTCGAAGAACTGGTCGAAGGTGTGAAGGCTATCTCGGTACCTCTGATCTGCCGGAACAGGGTACGAGGGGCAATCACGGTGGGCGGCCCTGCCAACCGCTTAAAGGGTACTCTGTTTGAGGAGGACCTTCCAAATCTCCTCCTACAATCATCGAACGTGATCGAACTCAACCTGGCACACTGGTAGGCAACGGCTGCGCTCCGGCTGGGATATCACCTCGCTGGCACAGGGCCATAGGAATCGCATCAAACCCCGAAAATGGTCCGCGCGTTTTCCGAGAGGAGTTTGTGCTTTACTTCAGAACCTAAGTCGAGATCGTCGAGTTGAGGAATCACCGTATCGTAGTCAAGTACGGGATAGTCAGTCCCAAAGACCACCTTGTCTTGGCCACGGCTTCGAATGAAATTTACGACATTCTCTTCCCAGTACTTAGGTGCGTGGGCTGTCGCGCCCATGTAGACATTCGGGTGTTTCCACGCCATTGCTTCGAGTTCCTTCGACCATGGCCAGCCTGTATGACAACCGATCACCTTGAGATCAGGGAAGTCCAATGCGACGTCATCGAGTAAGATTGGCTTCCCGTGTTTGCTTGGCATCTGCATTGCTGAGTGGCCGACCTGCATCAAGACGGGGATATCGAGTTCGGCACACTTGGCATAGAAAGGATAGAACTGGCGGTGATTGAGGGGGAGGTCCCACCCGTATGGTTCGAGGAGTCCGGCAACGAACCCATGATCCTCAACGTATCGTTCGAGGCGGGCGACCCCTTCCATTCCTTCTCGAGGGTTGATGCCCGCTGTGCCTTTGATTCGATTTGGATATGCCTCGGCGACATCGGCGACCCATTCGTACGGAACATCGATTTCTAATCCGCCATCCGGGTTGCCGAACTTGAGTGCCGGGATGAACACCTGATCAACACCGTGTGTGTCCATCTTTGCGATGAAGTCGTCCGCTGACATTCCCTGAGACGGATCGTACATATCCTCCATGCCGAAGACTTGGGCGGCGACGTGCTGGGCTTGGGAATCATAGTACAGTTCCGTTCCCTTCTGTGTAAAGAGGTTACACCAGACGTCAACAATACCTTCTGATTCTGTGGTCATTGCAGGCACTCCATGTACATCGATGGCAGACTGTCATGGACGAAAGTCCATAGGTCTATTGGTGCGGGCCAGGGTTGAGTAGTCCTCCATCCCGGTTGAGGTCACCAGCGGTCAGTCGTAGAGGTGACGCGCGACGACGGTCCGGTTGATCTCATTTGTTCCCTCATAGATCTGAGCGCCCTTTGCCTCCCGCATGAACCGTTCGACGGGGTAGTCTTTGGAGTAGCCGCGTGATCCGAGCACTTGGACAGCCTCTATAGCACCCTCCATTGCGGCATCGGAAGCGAAGGTTTTTGCGATGGCTGCATCCTGGGTGACCCGTTCGCCTGCATCAAGTTTTGCTGCAGCGCTATACGTTAGTAACCGTGCCGCCTCCAGATCCATTTTCATATCAGCGAGTTTGAATGATATGCCTTGGTTTTCGCGGATCGGTTCGCCAAACTGTTCGCGTTCATCAGCAAATTTCGCACTCTCATCGAGACAGCCCCGGAGAATACCCGTTGATTGGGCGGCAACACCCAACCGACCGATATCGAGCGCTTCCATGATGTATCGGAACCCGCGGCCTTCCTCGCCAACTAAATTCTCGATAGGCACCCGGAGGTTCTCATATTTAACCTCGTTTTCGACAACGGCACCGCCTTCCATGCAAGGAATATCGCGGACGAATTCGATCCCATCGCGCTCTTTAGGGTTTGGGACGCCGATGATGCTTACGTCGTCGTGATCACCGGTGTTGTCGGTCCGAGCAACGACGAAGATCAGGTCCGCGACCTCTCCGTGTGAGGTCCAGACCTTGTGACCATTGATAACGAACTCGTCGCCATCGCGTTCAGCGGTGGTTTCAAGCGCGTTCGCGTCGCTGCCGGCTTGCGGTTCGGTGAGCGAGACGGCGGTCACCTGGTTCTGGGTGAAGATGTCGGTCAGCCACTCCTCGCGCTGGCGTTCACTACCGAACTTCTGGAGGGTGTGGCCTATAAGCGACCCCGAAAGCGAAACGACCCCCGCCGGAATCTTCCAGATCCGACAAAGTTCCTCGATGGTGACGACGAATGACCGATAATCTCGCCCCTCGCCGCCGTACTGGTCCGGGATCGTTACTCCGTATAGACCCGCATCACCAAGGTCGTCAATGAGGTCAAGGGGGAACTCTCCTCGGCCTTCATACTTGTCAACGACCGGCGCGACTTCCTGTTCGGCGAACTCTCTGACTCGTTGTCGGTACTCCTCGTGTTCTGATTCAAGTCCGATGTGCCCTGTCATAGTGTAGTCCTGAAATCGACTTCTACCATTGAGATGGCTGTACTGTCTTTCAGTGCAGCCAAGCTTATAACTATTGACCACCCGGGTTCTGATAGGAGAACAGACGGCAGTTAAAGTCCGGTTACCGTCCCGTCCACTCGGGTTCACGGTCCTCGGTGAACGCCGCAATACCCTCGCTTGCATCGTCACTGGAGAACGCGCCGATAAACAGTTCGAACTCGTGTTCGACGCCCTCGGACAGTCCCATCCGGCTGCTTGCCTGGATGGCCTGTTTGGCATACGAGAGTGCGACCGGACTGTTCGCTGCAACTGCTTCGACGAACTCAGTGACGGCCTCGTTGAGGGTGTCTGGGTCAGCCACGCGCTCGATTAGTTTGATCTCAGCTGCCTCTGCGGCATCTATCATGTCGCCGCTGAGCACTAGTTCCATCGCTTTTCCTTGACCGACAAGACGAGGGAGTCTCTGTGTGCCGCCACCACCCGGAATCAGACCAAGTGTGATTTCCGGGAACCCGAACAAGGAGTCAGCCGAGGCGATTCGGACGTCACACGCCAACGCGAGTTCGCATCCACCACCTAATGCGTGGCCGTTGATCTGTGCCACGGTTGGTAGGGGGTGATTCTCGATCCGTTCGTAGAGACGCGGTGGGCGCCGCTCGGACCGCTGCTCAAGCGGTGTCCGTTTTTTCATTTCGGCAACATCTGCACCGGCAACGAATGTGCTCGCCTCGTCGGATCCGGTCAGAACGATGACCCGGGCACGCGAATCCTCGATGGCTTCGAGTGCTTGCTCCGCTTCGGCGTTGAGGGTTGCGTTCATCGCGTTTCGCGCCTCTGGGCGGTCGAAGACGATTGTGACGGCGTGTTCGACCGGTTGATCGACCTCGACTCGGACATGCTCAAAGTTTGCATCGGTGGCTGCGAGGTCGTTGCTACTCATGCTGGTTTCTCTGGATATCAGTTGACCAGTGCACAATGATATTTGCTGACAAGTATTCAGCAGTACAGGGCATACGTGTTCAACATCATTTTCTTACGACTGGGATTAAACGTTGCGCTATTCGTGCCGTCTACGAGGAACATTCTACTACGGATTGGGCGAGGTACAAAGCAATGTTTTCAACTCACTCTTTGTAGGACCGAGGCAGGCCAAGAGAGTGCTGAGCGATGTAGTCGAGCACTACTCCCCGGATGCGGGACCGGTGCGTTGATGGCGAGCAACGCCCCATGTTGCGGCGACTCACAACCCTTTGCTCGCGGACGTGCCGCTGTGAATCGACATCGATATCTCGCAGATTCCTCAACATGTATGACACGTGAAGTGATTAGTAATGTTGGCTATCTCGCCCCTCATCACCAACTTGAGTGTCGTATTGCTGAGCTGCTTGCCAGGAGAAGTGTCCGACTTGCTTCCCTCTTTGCGTGTTCCTCTACAAGTAGATGAGCGATCGCGGGGAATACACCGATCGACTCCCGAAGTGAGAGCCCCGCAGAATGAGACCGAACGGCGAACGCCCCACGGACGTCGCCATCCGCTCTCGGTTCCAACAGTCACTATCTACCGGTTCTAACGCTTCACGGAACAGGTCGCCGAATAGTAGGAACCAATAGCTCTTCAGCCTGCCCACTCTCAACTGAACAGCGCCGTATCCACCCATCAATGCCGTTTCACCAGAATAATGGTATGTAGGGAATTGTCTAATCAAGGGATTCCG from Halococcus sediminicola includes:
- a CDS encoding enoyl-CoA hydratase/isomerase family protein, translating into MSSNDLAATDANFEHVRVEVDQPVEHAVTIVFDRPEARNAMNATLNAEAEQALEAIEDSRARVIVLTGSDEASTFVAGADVAEMKKRTPLEQRSERRPPRLYERIENHPLPTVAQINGHALGGGCELALACDVRIASADSLFGFPEITLGLIPGGGGTQRLPRLVGQGKAMELVLSGDMIDAAEAAEIKLIERVADPDTLNEAVTEFVEAVAANSPVALSYAKQAIQASSRMGLSEGVEHEFELFIGAFSSDDASEGIAAFTEDREPEWTGR